A genomic window from Sphingobacterium sp. BN32 includes:
- a CDS encoding CoA-binding protein, producing MKKTLILGASTNPARYSYLVANKLVRKGFPIVNVGRKVGTVAGAEIEPAETIHQDIDTITLYVGPQNQAPYYDYILKTNPKRIIFNPGAENPELADKAREQGIEVVEACTLVMLNTGQF from the coding sequence ATGAAAAAAACCTTGATTTTAGGCGCGAGTACTAATCCAGCTAGATACTCCTATTTAGTGGCAAATAAGTTGGTAAGGAAAGGATTCCCTATTGTGAATGTTGGTAGAAAGGTTGGGACGGTTGCTGGAGCTGAGATTGAGCCTGCAGAGACTATTCATCAGGATATCGATACGATTACTTTGTATGTTGGTCCACAGAATCAGGCACCTTACTACGACTATATTTTAAAAACTAATCCAAAGCGCATTATCTTCAACCCGGGCGCTGAGAATCCTGAACTTGCAGATAAGGCAAGAGAGCAGGGGATTGAAGTTGTTGAGGCTTGTACATTGGTTATGCTAAATACTGGACAGTTTTAA
- a CDS encoding serine hydrolase, with amino-acid sequence MNFKKFSLALGIAVFALTSCGGSPEAKQVEEREKQEKKDSISLIYNPAEADQQIDSFMQNLHKRAGFNGNVLVAKKGKILYQNSFGWADYLLKDSLDINSQFELASVSKPMTAIGVLILAEQGKLKLTDSVEQYYPDFPYKGITIQQLLSHRSGLPNYVYFAETVWPDRKKGMTNQDAMNLLIQHHPGRYGAPDGRFHYNNSNFMVLGSIIEKVSGKDFAVFMKENVFDPAGMKNTNVYSKAVYEKIPTKVIGHDKIWRRSVVQDYLDGPVGDKGIYSTVRDLYKLDLALKDGRVLGKALQDSSFVPRSDAKRSLFSYGYGWRTFSPPGNQIVYHTGWWHGFKSLYIRDFTNDVTIVLLTNMANGSLNQLDNLYKILEMPILRQNAYNANGEFVQ; translated from the coding sequence GTGAATTTTAAAAAGTTTAGTTTAGCCCTTGGGATTGCGGTTTTTGCTTTAACATCCTGCGGAGGGTCTCCAGAAGCAAAACAGGTTGAAGAGCGGGAGAAGCAAGAGAAAAAAGATAGCATAAGTTTGATTTACAATCCTGCGGAAGCAGATCAACAGATTGATTCGTTTATGCAGAACTTGCATAAGAGAGCCGGATTTAATGGGAATGTGCTAGTAGCTAAGAAAGGTAAGATCCTTTATCAGAATTCTTTTGGATGGGCAGATTATTTATTGAAGGATAGTCTAGATATCAATTCGCAGTTTGAGTTAGCATCGGTTTCCAAACCTATGACAGCGATCGGAGTGCTGATCTTGGCCGAACAGGGCAAGTTAAAGCTTACGGACTCTGTCGAGCAATATTACCCAGATTTTCCCTATAAAGGTATTACCATACAGCAATTATTGTCACATCGCTCCGGGCTTCCGAATTATGTATATTTTGCTGAGACGGTATGGCCAGATCGTAAAAAAGGGATGACGAATCAAGATGCAATGAATTTATTGATTCAGCATCATCCAGGGCGCTACGGCGCTCCAGATGGAAGATTCCATTATAATAATTCAAATTTCATGGTTTTGGGGTCGATTATCGAAAAGGTGAGCGGCAAAGATTTCGCCGTGTTTATGAAGGAGAATGTCTTCGATCCGGCGGGCATGAAGAATACAAATGTTTATTCCAAAGCCGTTTATGAAAAAATCCCTACGAAAGTAATTGGCCATGATAAGATTTGGAGACGCTCTGTCGTACAGGATTATTTGGATGGACCAGTAGGAGACAAGGGGATATATAGTACCGTACGCGACTTGTATAAGCTTGATTTGGCTTTAAAGGATGGTCGGGTATTAGGGAAAGCCTTACAAGACTCTTCATTTGTTCCGCGTAGCGATGCGAAGCGTAGTTTATTTAGCTATGGTTATGGCTGGCGAACTTTTAGTCCTCCAGGGAATCAAATCGTATATCATACGGGTTGGTGGCATGGCTTTAAGAGCCTGTATATACGTGATTTTACAAATGATGTAACGATTGTTTTATTGACTAACATGGCAAATGGCAGTCTCAATCAGCTAGATAATTTGTATAAGATTTTAGAAATGCCTATTTTGAGACAAAATGCGTATAACGCAAATGGAGAATTTGTTCAATAA
- a CDS encoding pyruvate dehydrogenase complex dihydrolipoamide acetyltransferase codes for MAEVVRMPKMSDTMTEGVIAKWHKKVGDRVNSGDLVAEIETDKATMDFESYQEGTLLYIGPKEGEAVAIDAVIAVLGEEGEDYKALLDGDAAPAAKAEEPSKEEAPKEEKAEESAPAGEQVSAEDLGVTVITMPLLSDTMTEGVIAQWNFKVGDSIKSDDAIADVETDKATMEVTAYAEGTLLYVGVEAGQAAKVNDIIAIVGPAGTDVTPLLNQKPAAKAEVKSEEKKADAPAETSAAPEAAISTSSDSRVKASPLAKKIAKEKGIDLSQVKGSAEGGRIVKKDVENFTPSAAPAAAASAPAKAAETEAKTVSLPQYIGEERFTEKPVNQMRKTIARRLSESLFTAPHFYLNVSIDMDNAIAARAQINEVAPVKVSFNDIVIKAVAIALKQHPAVNSSWLGDKIRYNEHTNIGVAIAVEDGLLVPVVRFADGKSLSHISAEVKDFAQKAKAKKLQPADWEGSTFTVSNLGMFGIDEFTSIINSPDGAILSVGAIQQIPVVKNGAVVPGNVMKLSLGCDHRVVDGATGAQFLQTLKGLLEAPIRLLA; via the coding sequence ATGGCTGAAGTAGTAAGAATGCCTAAGATGAGCGACACCATGACTGAAGGTGTGATCGCGAAGTGGCACAAAAAAGTTGGTGATAGAGTAAACTCTGGTGACTTAGTTGCCGAGATTGAAACAGATAAAGCGACAATGGACTTCGAATCTTATCAAGAAGGAACATTGTTATATATTGGCCCGAAAGAAGGTGAAGCTGTAGCTATTGATGCAGTTATTGCTGTTTTGGGTGAAGAAGGTGAAGATTATAAAGCTTTACTGGACGGTGATGCAGCCCCTGCTGCAAAAGCTGAGGAGCCTTCAAAAGAAGAAGCTCCAAAAGAAGAAAAAGCTGAGGAGTCGGCTCCTGCTGGCGAACAAGTTTCGGCTGAAGATTTAGGTGTTACTGTCATCACGATGCCTTTATTGAGTGATACGATGACCGAAGGTGTTATTGCACAATGGAACTTCAAAGTAGGTGATTCAATTAAGTCTGACGACGCAATTGCAGACGTTGAGACTGATAAGGCTACGATGGAAGTAACGGCCTACGCTGAAGGTACTTTATTGTACGTTGGTGTTGAAGCTGGTCAAGCAGCGAAAGTTAATGATATCATTGCAATCGTTGGCCCTGCGGGAACTGATGTAACTCCATTGTTGAATCAAAAACCGGCAGCGAAAGCGGAAGTAAAATCTGAAGAGAAGAAAGCGGACGCTCCAGCGGAAACAAGCGCTGCCCCAGAGGCTGCTATTAGCACTTCATCGGATTCACGTGTAAAAGCTTCTCCATTAGCGAAGAAAATTGCTAAAGAAAAAGGAATCGATCTTTCACAAGTGAAAGGTTCGGCAGAAGGTGGTCGTATTGTTAAGAAAGACGTTGAGAACTTTACGCCTTCGGCAGCTCCAGCTGCGGCGGCATCTGCGCCAGCGAAAGCAGCAGAGACCGAAGCGAAGACTGTAAGTTTACCTCAATATATTGGCGAAGAGCGTTTCACTGAGAAACCTGTGAACCAAATGCGTAAAACAATTGCTCGCCGATTGTCAGAGTCATTGTTTACTGCACCTCACTTCTACTTGAACGTAAGCATCGATATGGATAATGCGATCGCTGCTCGTGCTCAAATCAATGAAGTTGCTCCGGTAAAAGTTTCATTCAATGATATCGTTATTAAAGCGGTAGCAATCGCGTTGAAACAACACCCTGCTGTGAACTCTTCTTGGTTAGGTGATAAAATCAGATACAATGAGCATACTAACATCGGTGTTGCTATTGCTGTTGAAGACGGCTTGTTAGTACCGGTTGTTCGTTTCGCTGATGGTAAATCATTATCACACATCTCAGCAGAGGTGAAAGACTTCGCACAAAAAGCAAAAGCTAAGAAATTGCAGCCTGCTGATTGGGAAGGATCAACTTTCACAGTTTCTAACTTAGGTATGTTCGGTATTGATGAGTTTACATCCATTATCAATTCACCTGATGGCGCTATTCTTTCAGTTGGTGCTATCCAACAGATTCCAGTTGTTAAGAACGGAGCTGTAGTTCCAGGAAACGTGATGAAGTTGTCTCTAGGTTGTGACCACCGCGTAGTGGATGGTGCAACAGGAGCACAATTCTTACAAACCCTAAAAGGATTATTAGAAGCGCCAATTCGTTTATTGGCCTAA
- the pdhA gene encoding pyruvate dehydrogenase (acetyl-transferring) E1 component subunit alpha produces the protein MSSTPITKETYLEWYKSMLLMRKFEEKSGQLYGQQKIRGFCHLYIGQEAVVAGTMSVIKPEDSLITAYRDHAHALAKGVSADACMAELFGKATGCSKGKGGSMHFFSKEHKFMGGHGIVGGQIPLGAGIAFAEKYLGTNNVNICYMGDGAVRQGAFNETLNMAMLWKLPVIFVCENNGYAMGTSVQRTTNMTDIYKMGLGFDMPCAPVDGMDVVAVHNAMDEAVQRARAGEGPTFLEIRTYRYKGHSMSDPAKYRTKEELEEYKGRDPLLATKHAIVENKYADEAWFAEVDAEIKKIVDDSVKFAEESPYPTADEIYKDVYVQEDYPFVMD, from the coding sequence ATGAGTTCAACACCTATAACAAAAGAAACCTATTTAGAGTGGTATAAATCAATGCTACTCATGCGCAAGTTTGAAGAGAAGTCTGGCCAATTATACGGGCAGCAAAAGATACGCGGATTTTGTCACTTATATATTGGACAAGAAGCAGTAGTAGCTGGGACAATGTCAGTTATTAAGCCGGAAGATTCATTGATTACAGCATACCGCGACCACGCTCATGCATTAGCAAAAGGCGTTTCAGCAGATGCTTGTATGGCGGAATTGTTCGGTAAAGCTACTGGTTGTTCAAAAGGTAAAGGTGGTTCTATGCACTTTTTCTCTAAGGAGCACAAATTCATGGGTGGACACGGTATTGTAGGTGGCCAGATTCCATTGGGTGCTGGTATTGCATTTGCTGAAAAATACTTAGGAACAAACAACGTGAACATCTGTTATATGGGTGATGGCGCTGTACGTCAAGGTGCTTTCAACGAAACATTGAATATGGCGATGTTGTGGAAGTTGCCTGTAATTTTCGTTTGTGAGAACAACGGATATGCAATGGGTACTTCAGTACAACGTACAACAAACATGACGGATATCTATAAAATGGGGCTTGGTTTTGATATGCCATGTGCTCCTGTTGATGGGATGGACGTCGTTGCTGTTCACAATGCGATGGATGAGGCGGTTCAACGTGCTCGTGCAGGTGAAGGTCCTACATTTCTAGAAATTCGTACTTACCGTTATAAAGGTCACTCGATGTCTGACCCTGCAAAATATCGTACGAAGGAAGAATTAGAAGAGTACAAAGGCAGAGATCCATTGTTGGCGACAAAGCATGCAATCGTTGAGAATAAATATGCTGACGAAGCTTGGTTTGCAGAAGTAGATGCTGAGATTAAGAAAATCGTTGATGATTCAGTGAAATTTGCGGAAGAGTCTCCATACCCTACGGCGGATGAGATCTACAAAGATGTATATGTGCAAGAGGATTATCCTTTTGTAATGGATTAA
- the hisS gene encoding histidine--tRNA ligase — protein MASIKPSLAKGTRDFTPVEMEKRNHIYNTLKTIFKKYGYSEIQTPSFENLSTLTGKYGDEGDKLIFKILNSGNYLSKAPENLLAEKNSTALISSISEKALRYDLTVPFARYVVMHQNEISLPFKRFQIQPVWRADRPQRGRYREFYQCDVDVVGSDSLLNEAEFVLIYHEALTKLGLKDFNIKLNNRKILSGIAEVVGKPELIVDMTVAIDKLDKIGLEGVNKELLERGFTEADLAVLKPIIELSGSNQEKLDSLKTVLAGSTVGLKGVEEIETVFDYLLKLGQFAILEKEVEVDITLARGLNYYTGCIFEVKTNEVQMGSIGGGGRYDDLTGMFGLKDLTGVGVSFGADRIFDVLEELQLFPPSNAERTKVLIINFDQALESSTLPILFKLREAGIAAELYPSAVKLKKQMSYADSKQIPYVLLIGDEEVASGQWSLKNMESGEQHKVTLENLLKILA, from the coding sequence ATGGCATCAATTAAACCATCATTAGCTAAAGGAACACGTGATTTTACTCCGGTAGAAATGGAGAAACGCAATCACATTTACAATACATTAAAGACGATTTTCAAGAAATACGGGTATAGTGAGATTCAGACTCCTTCGTTTGAGAATCTGAGTACATTGACCGGAAAGTATGGAGACGAAGGTGATAAGTTGATTTTTAAGATCTTGAATTCGGGAAATTACTTATCGAAAGCTCCAGAAAACTTATTGGCGGAGAAGAACTCCACCGCATTAATCTCTTCGATTTCAGAGAAGGCTCTACGCTATGATTTGACTGTTCCTTTTGCACGTTATGTGGTGATGCATCAAAATGAGATTTCTTTACCGTTCAAACGTTTCCAAATCCAGCCGGTATGGCGTGCAGATCGTCCTCAAAGAGGGAGATACCGTGAGTTTTACCAGTGCGATGTCGATGTGGTTGGTTCTGATTCCTTGTTGAATGAGGCAGAGTTTGTCTTGATCTATCATGAGGCTTTGACAAAATTGGGTTTAAAGGATTTCAACATCAAGTTGAACAACCGTAAGATTCTTTCTGGAATTGCAGAAGTTGTCGGGAAGCCTGAACTGATTGTCGATATGACTGTTGCTATTGATAAGTTGGATAAAATCGGGTTGGAAGGGGTGAATAAAGAGCTTTTAGAACGCGGGTTTACTGAGGCTGACTTGGCTGTATTAAAACCGATTATAGAACTTAGCGGTTCGAACCAAGAGAAATTGGATTCTTTGAAGACGGTATTGGCTGGCTCAACTGTTGGATTGAAAGGCGTTGAGGAGATTGAGACCGTGTTTGATTATCTTTTGAAATTAGGTCAATTTGCGATTTTGGAGAAGGAAGTGGAAGTGGATATTACGTTAGCACGTGGTCTAAACTACTATACCGGATGTATTTTCGAGGTGAAGACAAACGAGGTGCAGATGGGGAGTATTGGTGGTGGTGGTCGCTATGACGATTTGACCGGCATGTTTGGTTTAAAAGACCTGACCGGTGTCGGAGTGTCCTTTGGTGCGGATCGCATCTTCGATGTTTTGGAAGAATTGCAACTGTTTCCTCCGAGCAATGCTGAACGTACGAAAGTGTTGATCATCAATTTCGATCAAGCTTTGGAAAGTTCCACTTTACCAATATTGTTCAAATTGCGTGAAGCAGGTATTGCAGCCGAACTTTATCCGTCGGCAGTGAAGCTGAAGAAGCAGATGAGCTATGCAGATTCCAAGCAGATACCTTATGTTTTGTTGATCGGAGACGAGGAAGTCGCTTCCGGACAATGGAGTTTAAAGAATATGGAATCCGGCGAGCAGCACAAAGTAACGCTAGAAAATCTATTAAAAATATTAGCATAA
- the rnc gene encoding ribonuclease III yields MPISVYKLYLSPQKAYFKKLKNILGFVPGNVRLYQMAFRHKSVAKPIKEGVKNSNERLEFLGDAVLGSVVAELLFKLYPYKDEGFLTEMRSKIVSRANLNQLSRKLGFNELIEFDARMISYPNKQGSLLGDAFEALIGAVYLDKGYKFTREFLLSRIIKPHVDIHTLEITETNFKSRLIEWCQHSGKEVAFIQIDNPEGESAKMFSVKVVVDGEDCGVGRDFNKKSAEKMAAEKACEYLKIFE; encoded by the coding sequence ATGCCGATTAGTGTTTATAAACTGTATTTATCTCCCCAAAAAGCTTACTTCAAGAAGTTAAAGAATATCTTAGGCTTTGTGCCGGGGAATGTCAGATTATATCAAATGGCGTTTCGACATAAATCGGTTGCTAAACCGATTAAAGAAGGGGTCAAAAATAGCAACGAACGATTAGAATTTTTAGGTGATGCCGTACTGGGTTCTGTTGTTGCAGAACTATTGTTTAAGCTTTACCCCTACAAAGATGAAGGTTTCTTAACCGAGATGCGTTCGAAGATCGTTTCTCGTGCGAACTTGAATCAGCTTTCGCGCAAACTTGGTTTTAACGAGTTGATTGAGTTTGATGCGCGCATGATCAGTTATCCTAATAAGCAGGGTTCTTTATTGGGCGATGCCTTCGAAGCATTGATTGGAGCCGTTTATTTGGATAAAGGATATAAATTCACACGCGAGTTTTTGCTATCACGCATTATCAAGCCTCATGTGGATATACATACCCTGGAAATCACTGAAACCAATTTCAAAAGCCGTTTAATCGAATGGTGTCAGCATAGCGGAAAAGAGGTTGCCTTTATTCAGATCGATAACCCCGAAGGAGAGTCTGCCAAGATGTTCTCTGTTAAAGTGGTCGTAGATGGCGAAGATTGTGGAGTCGGCCGCGACTTCAACAAGAAAAGCGCCGAGAAAATGGCCGCTGAAAAAGCTTGCGAGTATTTGAAGATATTTGAATAG
- the fabF gene encoding beta-ketoacyl-ACP synthase II — MELKRVVVTGLGALTPLGNTVAEYWDGLINGVSGAAPITHFDASKFKTQFACEVKGFDPHNYMDRKEARKIDPFVQYAIASTDEAVKDAGLEFDKLDTNRIGVIWGSGIGGLTTFLDEVAGFAKGDGTPRFNPFFIPKMLIDLAPGHISMRHGLRGPNFSAVSACASATNAMIDAFNYIRMGLADVIISGGSEATINEAGIGGFNAMHALSTRNDDPKTASRPFDKDRDGFVSGEGSGAIILESLEHALARGAKIYAEIAGGGMSADAYHITASHPEGLGARLAMSKALADANLDATAIDYINVHGTSTPVGDVSETKAIIEQFGDHAYELNISSTKSMTGHLLGAAGAVESIASILAVQNDIVPPTINHFTDDPEIDNRLNFTFNKAQKRVVNAALSNTFGFGGHNASLIVKKYKA; from the coding sequence ATGGAGCTTAAAAGAGTAGTTGTAACAGGATTGGGTGCACTTACACCCCTAGGTAACACCGTCGCAGAATACTGGGATGGGTTAATTAATGGTGTAAGTGGTGCCGCTCCTATTACGCATTTTGATGCGTCAAAATTCAAAACCCAGTTTGCTTGTGAAGTAAAGGGGTTTGATCCACATAACTATATGGATCGTAAAGAGGCTCGTAAAATCGACCCTTTCGTTCAATATGCAATTGCATCGACTGACGAAGCTGTCAAAGATGCGGGATTAGAGTTTGATAAACTAGACACCAATCGTATTGGTGTAATTTGGGGGTCAGGTATTGGGGGCTTGACTACATTTTTGGATGAGGTTGCTGGATTTGCAAAGGGCGATGGTACACCACGTTTCAATCCATTCTTTATTCCGAAGATGTTAATTGATTTAGCTCCGGGACATATCTCTATGCGTCATGGCTTGAGAGGTCCTAACTTTTCAGCAGTTTCGGCTTGTGCGTCGGCTACCAACGCGATGATTGATGCTTTTAACTATATCCGTATGGGTTTAGCAGACGTTATTATCAGCGGAGGTTCTGAGGCAACAATTAATGAAGCTGGTATTGGCGGGTTCAATGCAATGCATGCGCTTTCCACTCGTAATGATGATCCGAAAACTGCATCACGTCCTTTTGATAAGGATCGCGACGGTTTTGTTTCTGGCGAGGGTTCAGGTGCTATTATTTTAGAAAGTTTAGAACATGCTTTAGCACGCGGTGCAAAAATCTATGCTGAGATTGCTGGTGGTGGTATGAGTGCAGATGCATATCACATTACTGCTTCGCATCCAGAAGGATTAGGCGCTCGCTTAGCGATGAGCAAAGCGTTGGCTGATGCAAATTTAGATGCAACAGCTATTGATTATATTAACGTGCATGGTACATCGACTCCAGTAGGCGATGTGAGTGAGACCAAAGCTATTATTGAGCAATTTGGGGATCATGCATATGAATTGAATATTAGTTCTACAAAATCAATGACAGGTCACCTGTTAGGTGCTGCGGGAGCAGTAGAATCGATTGCTTCGATTCTTGCTGTACAAAATGATATTGTACCTCCTACAATCAATCATTTTACGGACGACCCTGAAATTGATAATAGATTGAACTTTACTTTCAACAAAGCACAGAAGCGTGTTGTTAATGCTGCGTTAAGCAATACATTCGGTTTCGGTGGACACAATGCTTCTTTGATTGTTAAAAAATACAAAGCATAA
- a CDS encoding acyl carrier protein, with product MSDIASRVKAIIVEKLGVDENEVTPEASFTNDLGADSLDTVELIMEFEKEFNVAIPDDQAENISTVGQAIAYLEKNVN from the coding sequence ATGTCAGATATCGCATCAAGAGTAAAAGCTATTATCGTTGAAAAGTTAGGTGTAGATGAAAACGAAGTAACACCAGAAGCTTCTTTCACGAATGATTTAGGTGCAGACTCACTTGATACAGTTGAGTTGATCATGGAATTCGAAAAAGAATTCAACGTTGCTATTCCAGACGATCAGGCTGAGAACATTAGCACAGTAGGTCAAGCAATCGCTTATTTAGAAAAAAACGTTAACTAA
- a CDS encoding IPExxxVDY family protein, giving the protein MSKITFKLETDFDLELDFVLIGISSVLRDYRLCHFINKHTGLKLVHGKEDYIDHNGKEKEKPQNELDYHIIYESKKNKPSVQHHFITYRYNNQTYDFEFYLLSNKSIEGGTLIPEIVSFDYFLLIKHYIDEEDLEALIENIKAIPEVLLVKEIDPTALKSKENLIF; this is encoded by the coding sequence TTGAGCAAGATAACTTTTAAACTTGAAACCGACTTTGACCTGGAACTGGATTTTGTCCTGATCGGCATAAGCTCTGTCTTGAGAGACTATCGGCTTTGTCACTTTATCAACAAACATACAGGACTCAAACTCGTACATGGTAAAGAAGATTACATAGACCACAACGGAAAGGAAAAAGAAAAACCGCAGAACGAACTCGACTACCACATCATCTACGAGTCAAAGAAAAACAAACCCAGCGTACAACATCATTTCATAACCTACCGTTATAACAATCAAACTTACGACTTCGAATTCTATCTACTTAGCAATAAGTCGATTGAAGGCGGGACGCTAATTCCAGAAATTGTAAGCTTCGACTACTTTCTCCTGATAAAACATTATATTGACGAAGAAGATCTAGAAGCACTTATTGAAAACATTAAAGCAATACCTGAAGTACTACTTGTAAAAGAAATAGACCCAACGGCATTGAAATCTAAAGAAAATCTGATATTTTAG
- the pyk gene encoding pyruvate kinase encodes MDKLKKRTKIVATLGPASSKKEVLTRMIAKGVDVCRLNFSHGTQDDHLKVINTIKEINQEFPFKVGILADLQGPKIRIGKMKEGGAILINGSQVEITTQELIGDENRIYITYENFPNDVKEGEIILLDDGKLQLRVLNTNHIDTVKCEVVHGGILTSRKGVNLPNTKVSIPSLTEEDLDNLNFALDHGADWIAMSFVRSAEDIKQCKEIIEAKGSHARVIAKIEKPEAIDNIDAIIEATDAVMVARGDLGVEMPMEEVPGLQKIIAQKCRNLAKPVIIATQMLESMITTPRPTRAEVNDVANSVIDGADAVMLSGETSVGEFPEIVIETMAKVITHVESTSYPYYSEKETLGTVEVTRIPDAICGSSIFLAEKTKASAIAVMTASGYTALEISSYRPDADIYVFTGNDKLLTQLSLVWGVQSFIYDKYESTDGTIQDVNGLLQKYHLVEPGQIVINTSSTPLHAKGRTNTIRVSEVK; translated from the coding sequence ATGGATAAACTAAAAAAGCGAACCAAAATTGTAGCTACTTTAGGCCCCGCTTCCTCGAAAAAAGAGGTATTGACCCGAATGATTGCTAAAGGAGTAGACGTTTGCCGTTTGAACTTCTCGCACGGAACCCAAGACGACCACTTGAAAGTAATCAACACCATTAAAGAAATCAACCAAGAATTCCCGTTTAAAGTAGGTATCCTAGCTGACTTACAAGGTCCGAAGATTCGTATCGGTAAAATGAAAGAAGGTGGTGCTATCCTGATCAACGGAAGCCAGGTTGAAATCACAACACAAGAATTGATTGGCGACGAAAACCGCATCTATATTACTTACGAAAACTTCCCGAACGACGTTAAAGAAGGTGAAATCATCCTATTAGATGATGGAAAATTGCAATTACGCGTTTTAAACACAAATCATATCGACACGGTAAAATGTGAAGTTGTTCACGGAGGTATCCTAACATCGAGAAAAGGAGTCAATCTACCGAACACCAAAGTATCTATCCCTTCATTAACTGAAGAAGATTTAGATAACCTAAACTTCGCCTTAGACCATGGCGCTGATTGGATCGCGATGTCATTCGTTCGTTCAGCAGAAGATATCAAACAATGTAAAGAGATTATCGAAGCGAAAGGGTCGCACGCTCGCGTTATTGCGAAAATTGAAAAACCAGAAGCAATTGATAATATCGACGCAATTATCGAGGCAACAGACGCTGTGATGGTTGCTCGTGGTGATTTAGGTGTTGAGATGCCTATGGAAGAAGTTCCAGGCCTACAAAAAATCATCGCTCAAAAATGCCGTAACTTAGCGAAGCCAGTAATCATTGCTACCCAAATGTTGGAGAGTATGATTACAACTCCACGTCCTACACGTGCAGAGGTAAACGACGTGGCCAACTCCGTAATTGATGGTGCAGATGCTGTAATGCTTAGTGGAGAAACTTCAGTTGGTGAATTCCCTGAGATTGTAATCGAAACAATGGCGAAAGTAATCACTCACGTAGAGAGCACATCATACCCATACTATAGTGAGAAAGAGACATTAGGTACTGTGGAAGTTACACGTATCCCTGATGCGATCTGTGGATCTTCTATCTTCCTAGCAGAGAAAACAAAAGCTTCGGCGATCGCGGTTATGACGGCGTCAGGCTATACAGCTTTAGAAATCTCTAGCTACCGCCCTGATGCGGACATCTATGTGTTCACAGGTAATGATAAATTATTGACACAGTTGAGTCTTGTATGGGGTGTACAGTCCTTCATCTATGACAAATACGAAAGTACCGATGGTACCATTCAAGATGTAAATGGTTTATTGCAGAAATACCACTTGGTTGAGCCTGGACAAATCGTGATCAATACATCTTCTACGCCACTTCACGCAAAAGGTAGAACAAATACTATCCGCGTTTCAGAAGTGAAATAA